The DNA window TTTCTGCTTGGATATGGGGTCGTCCTGTAACCTCGTGAAATTGCGCCGGTGTTAATCTCGAACGGGATATTATATTTCATCAGCGAGTCTACTGCGTTAAAGGCTGCATTCTCATAACGCGCGTTATTCTCGTCAAAAATTTTGTGAAGCTCGTTAAATTTCGTGAGTAAATCAAAGTGTCCGATTATATTTGCGTGAGTCTTGTTCACGACATCAGCAACGAGAGAAAAATATTTTTCTGCCAATGAGTAAACGTCATCGCCCAATTCATGAATCAAAATATTTAACTTTTCCGGTGTGCTGTCGACGTGATGAAATTTCCCGCCGATATTTATATAATGCACCGAGCCTATCACGAAATCATAATCATTCACGGGCATATCTGAATAATATTCCTGTTCGATTCCGCAAAAAATTTCGATTTTGGATTTATATTCGTGCTTGAGCCTGTTAATTTCGCGTTTATATTTTTCTGTAGAGTCGGGACTCATGCAGGGTTCCTCGTCAAACGGCGTGTAAGAATGCCCGGAGAAACCGATTTTGTTCATGCCGAGAGAAATTGCGCGCAAAACTATATCTTCGGGCTTGTCCTTTCCGTCGCAAAAACATGTATGCACGTGAAAATCGCATTTAATCATGATCTCATAGTCTCCTGTTTGACTTTCTTGTCTATTACGTGGCGTGAGGCTAACTCCTTTATAATTTCTGGAATCTCTATATTCATTTCTGCCATTAATACGAGCATGTGATAAATCAAGTCGGAAATTTCGTAAATGGCCTCGCGTTTGTCGTTCTTTGCAGCGATAATAACTTCAGAGCTTTCCTCGCCGATTTTCTTTAGAATCTTGTCAAGCCCCTTATCGAATAAATACGAGGTGTAAGAGCCTTCAACTTTTTGCGACTTGCGAGCTTTAATTAATTCCATGAGTCCGCAGATAGTAAATTTTTCGTGCTGTTCATTCTCGCGAGTCATTAAATCATCAACAAAACACGATTTATTGCCTAAATGACATGCAGGGCCGTCGGGTTTGACGTAAATTAACAGTGTATCACGGTCGCAATCGGCCTTAATTTCTCGTATGTGCTGATAATTTCCGCTGGTCTCGCCTTTGAGCCATAATTTTTTGCGCGAACGACTCCAGAAGCACGCCAATTTTTTATCAAGCGATATTTGCAGGCTTTCACGGTTCATGTAAGCAAGCATTAAAACATCGCCGGAGTCATCGTCAATTAAGATAGCCGGGATTAATCCATCAGAGTCAAATTTTAATTCGTTTATATTCAACATTTTATGACCTCACAATAAATATTTATACTTCATAACACTTTTAACGCTATAACAGCAAAGTCAAAGTCAAAACCTTATCGGTTGCTCCCGTTGGTCTCAGCAAAAGTTTTTACAGCTATTCAAGTGCGTTAAACATATTCTTTCTTGAGAATCATCGGCGTTACAATCGAGCTTACAAGAATCATCAATATTACAGCCGTGAAATAATCAGCCGTCAGCAATCCTATAGCCAACCCCTTTTGAGCCGTTATAAGTGCTACTTCTCCGCGAGTCATCATGCCTGTACCGATTTTAAGAGAGTCGCCGGAATTGAATCCCATAAGCCTCGCACAACCTCCGCAGCCGATAACTTTCGAAATTAGCGCAATTATAACAAAACAAATACTGAACATCAGAAGACGCGCGTCCATACTGCTAAAACTCGTCTTAAGGCCTATGCCAGCAAAGAAAATAGGAGCAAATATCATGTACGAGCTAATATCTATACGGCGTGCAACATAATTACTGTCTGCTATATTGCATAAAATTACTCCTGCAACGTATGCGCCGGTAATGTCAGCGATTCCAAAATAAGTTTCCGACACATAAGCAAGAATAAAACAATAACAAAGACTTATTATAGGAATACGCCTTGTGTGTGAATAAATATTATCAAGCCATGACATAAATTTATAGACTATGAAGCCCGTTATAATCGTACCTGCAAAAAAGGCCGCAACCTTTAATAGAACACTTGACACAGTTTCAGTCTCACCATGACCGCTTAAACCCGTTACAATCGTCAATAAAATTATTCCGAGAACGTCATCAATAATTGCTGCACTTACAATCGTAGTCCCGACTGTATCTGATAATTTGCCTAGCTCCTTTAATACTGCAACAGTAATACTCACTGATGTAGCCGACATAATTGTCCCGATAAATAATCCCTTCATGAAACGTGGCGCGTCAAAACCGTAAAACGACATAAATAAAATCGTACCCATTATTAACGGCACAATTACACCACCACAGGCAATAAATATAGCTTTCAAACCTGATTTCTTGAGTTCCTGCAGATTAGTGCTGAGTCCGGCCTCGAACATAAGCATAATAACGCCTAATTCTGCCATAATATTTAGGAAGTCAGACTCCTTCACAACGCCCAACACAGCAGAACCGACTACAAGCCCCGCTAAAATTTCCCCGACGACTTCAGGCACGCCGAATTTCCTTCCGATTACGCTAAAAATTTTTGCAGCAAATAAAATAATCGCCAAATCCAGCAAATATTGAATACTGTTCATTTATTTATCACCTTTTTATAATCTAACAGGAATATTTTCCGCGAACATTGCAGATTTCAAATCTTTTATTGCAACCTCGCCGAAATGAAATATTGACGCAGCTAAACCCGCATCAACTTTCGGAAGAGTCTTAAAAAGTGTAATAAAGTCTTCAATACAGCCTGCACCGCCCGAAGCTATAACAGGAACGCTCACAGACTCACAGACAGCAGCAAGCATTTCGAGATCAAAACCTTTTTTCACGCCGTCAGTGTCAATAGAATTTAATACGACCTCGCCCGCGCCTTTGTCAACACAATTTTTTATCCAGCTTATAGCCTCAAGTCCTGTATCATCACGGCCGCCCCGCGCGAAAACATGAAATTGACCGCCGACTCTCTTAACGTCAGCAGAAATTACAACGCATTGAGAGCCATACAATTTTGCAGCTTCAGGAATTAAACCGGGATTCTTTATTGCGCCGGTATTGACACTAACTTTATCAGCTCCGCACGATAAAACCCGCTCGAAGTCCTGAACACTTGAGATTCCTCCGCCTACTGTCAACGGGATAAAAACGTTTCTAGCTGTCTCACGCAAAATATCAGTAAAAATTTTTCTGCCGTCTGATGAAGCCGTAATATCATAAAAAACTAGCTCGTCAGCTCCGTTATCGCTATAAAATTTTGCAAGTTCAACGGGTGAATCAACGTCATTCAAGCCCTGAAAATTTACGCCCTTCACGACTCGCCCGTTTTTAACGTCAAGACATGGGATTATTCGCTTTGTAATCATTTTATTGCTGCCGCCTCGATTGCTTGTGATAGATTTATTGCTCCGGTGTAGTAAGCCTTGCCGATTATTGCTCCGTAGAGATTCATTTTTGCGAGCGAGATAACATCATCAAGGGTGCTGACTCCTCCTGAAGCTGTTATATTCATGTGAAATTTCGCGCTTAGATTCTCGTATAATTTGCGGTTAGTGCCTTTCATTGCGCCGTCTCGTGATATGTCAGTGCAGATTATAAATTTTACTCCGAGCGAATCAAGTTCCGCACAGAAATTAAATGCGTCAAGACTCGTTTTTTCCTGCCATCCTTTGACAGCTACGAGACCATCACGAATATCAACACCAACTGCGATTTTGTCAGCACCGAAATTTTTTATTGCCTGAACTAGTAAATTTTTGTCATTAACTGCTGAAGTTCCTAAAATTATTCTATCAATGCCGGAATTTATATAACGTTCAATAGTAAATAAATCTCTGATTCCTCCGCCTACCTCACATTTTAAGCCGGACTCTTTGCGAACATTTATAATGACATCAAAATTTTTTGTATCGCCCGTTTTAGCTCCTTCTAAATCGACTATATGAATCCATTCAGCACCCGAATCACGAAATTTTTTAGCAGTGTTTAAGGGATTAGAGTCATAAATTGTCATGTTCTCATAATCGCCCCGCAAGAGCCTCACTGCCTCGCCCTTGTACAAATCTATTGCAGGAAAAATTATCATTTATTGCACCTCACAGAACGCACGCAAAATATCAAGTCCGACCGAGCCGCTTTTTTCCGGATGAAATTGGACTCCGTAAATATTGCCTGATTGAATCGCTGCTGTTAAATCTGCGCCGTAATTTGTAGTCGCCGTAATAAATTTTTCATCGCACACCGCACAATATGAATGCACAAAATAAACGTGCTGCCCCTCGTGAGTGTTCGCAAAGACTCCGCCGGTTTTGTGCAAGTTTAAAGCGTTCCAGCCGATTTGGGGAATCTTGAGTCCTGCCGGTATAAATTCACCAATTGAACGAATCTCGCCGGGAATCAAATTTAATCCGTCATGCTCGCCGAACTCATAACTTTTTGTAACTAATAATTGCATACCTAAACAAATTCCGAGTAAAGGTTTTCCCGAATGAGCTTCATTTATTAACGGCTCTGCAAGTCCGGAGTCAAATAATTTTTCCGCAGCATCACCGAACGCGCCAACCCCCGGCAAAATTATACGTTCTGAGTCGTGCAAGTCTTGAGGATTTGACGTGATAATAACGTCCTGACCTATCGCCTTGAATGAGCTTGCAAGAGAAAATAAATTTCCTACACCATAATTTATAATTGCAATCATGAAATTTTTTCACAACCTTTCTAGCAAGATTATATATGAAGCTCTTAAATTCTCCGCAAAAATTTTTGCAAATAATCAAGTATAATTGCTATATTCACAAATGAAAGGAGTATTTAAATTTTGCTGCCGGATCCTAATAAAGTTTTCCCGATAAGCGGCTACAATAACGAAATTTATATCAAGCCTACTATCACAAATAAAAATATAATCGTCGGTGAATTTTCGTATATTGCTGACTCAGATTTTGAGAGTCATGTTACGCACTTATATGATTTTATCGGCGATAAATTAATAATCGGTAAATTTTGTCAGATTGCTTCAGGAGTAGAATTTATAATGAACGGCGCGAATCATCAAATAAATTCTATAACGACATTCCCATTTTACACGTTAGAGGGCTGGCACATGAGTCCCCCTGATTTAAAAAATTTACCGCTCAAGGGAGATACGGTCATAAATAATGACGTTTGGATCGGACAAAATGCTGTTATTCTTCCCGGAGTCAATATCGGCGACGGTGCAATTATCGGCGCAAATAGTGTAGTCGGCTGCGATGTTGCTCCTTATAGTGTAGTAATAGGCAATCCGGCGCGGGAAATTCGTAAACGTTTTGACGATGAATTAATTAATTTGCTGCTAAAATTTAAATGGTGGGACAAATCAATAACAGAAATTAACTCGTTGATTCCTGTCTTGACGAGTCCTGACTTGGAACGGGTAAAGGCTCATATAAAAAATTATTTATACGGAGGTAATGAAAATTTAAATGATTCTCAATCCTGACGAAATCGAACGCGAAAGTATGCGAATTATAGAGATTCTCATATCAGGCAAGTATTCGGGTTCAAGTGAAAATTTACCAGTAATTAAACGCGTCATCCATGCAACGGCAGATTTTGACTTTCTCGAAACTCTATATTTTTCCGAAAATGTAATCTCAAAGGCTCATGACGCAATTTTATCCGGCACTCCCATAATTACAGATACAAATATGTTAAAGGCCGGAATTAGCAAGACTTTCACGCAAAAATTTGGGATAAATATAATCTGTCATGTAAACGAGCCTGAGACTCAAGAAAGCGCGCAAAAATTGAATCTCTCACGCTCAATAATCAATATAGAACGCGCAGTAAAAGATTTTCCCCGTGCAATTTACGCGATAGGCAATGCTCCGACGGCCTTAATAAAATTGTGTGAACTCATAAACGAAGGACTCGCATATCCCGCACTTATAATCGGAGTCCCGGTCGGCTTTGTGAACGTCATCGAAGCTAAAGAAATGCTCGCAGATTTAGTGAACGTTCCCCGAATTATCGCAAACGGACGCAAGGGAGGAAGCTCCGTCGCTTGTGCAATAGTCAACGCCCTGTTATATTCGGCATAACAACGGGAACATGTGCAGCAGGTGCAGCAAAGGCCGCAGCAATCTTTGAGTCAACGCAAAAAGTTTCTGAAAGCGTAATAATTCATAATCTCGACGGACTCGAATTTAAGCTGAACACTTTCAGGCACGACGCACATTTTTTCGGCGTACAAAAATTTTCAGGCGATGACAAGTGCGACATTACTGACGGAATAAAAATTTTAGCCCGCGTTGATATTCTTGACGACTTCAACAGATTTATTTTTACGGCAGGAGAAGGAGTCGGAGTCGTAACTCTCCCCGGCTTGAAAGTTCCCCCCGGCGAACCCGCAATTAATCCAGTTCCGCGCAAAATGATAGAATTTGCAGTACGTGAAATTATTCCGCGCAGATCCGTTAATGTTACAATTGCAATCCCCGACGGTGAAAAAATTGCGCAGAAAACTTTTAATCCAAGACTCGGAATTTACGGCGGACTCTCGATTTTAGGCACAACCGGACTCGTTAAGCCCATGAACGAACGCGCATTATTGGAGTCTCTCACTCTTGAACTTAATATGATTCGTTCACTTGGATTTGACGAGATTTACATAACTTTTGCGAATACAGGCGAGAAGGCTTTACGCAAAATTTTTAGTGTTACAGGCAGAAATATAATTCAATCAGGAAATTATATCGGTCATGTTCTCGACGAGTCAGCTAGATTAAATTTTTCGCGCGCAATAATCTGCGGTCATCCCGGAAAATTATTAAAAGTTGCAGCAGGTTCATTCAACACTCATAATAAAATTTCTGACGGGAGGCTCGAAGCTCTTTGCACTCAATTAGCTTTAACGGGGGCAAATCACGAAATTATTTCACGAGTCTATCACAGCAACACGACCAATGAAGCAATAAATATAATCAGTGAGTCAGGTTATAATAACGTCTGGCAGAATTTAGCAGCAGTAACCGCAAAAAAATGCGCTGAACGAGTGAATAATAAACTAGAAATTTTTGCATATTTTATCGACAATGACGGGAGATTATTATAAATGCTTACTATTGCCGGAGCAGGTACGGGAGAAATTATTAACTCAGTCAAGAAGGCCATAAACGAGTCTGATATTATATTTGCTCATGAAAGATTTAAATATTTAGTCCCGGCAGATAAAAAGTTTATCCCGCTCAAAAATTTTAGTGAAATATTTAATATAATCGAGTCAGAGTCAGGAAATAAATTAATTCTCGTCTCAGGAGATCCCGGAATTTACAGCCTTTTACCGCTCGTGAAGAAAAAATTTAGCGATATTCGAGTCATTCCCGGTATAAGCTCACTTCAAGTAATATGCGCTCATGCGTGCGAATCATGGCAGGACGCGAAAATTTTATCAGGTCATGGCCGTAAACTTAAATCAGCAACTTTCTTGAACATAATCGAACGCTCAAGACTCGTTATTTTATTTTGCGACGAAAATATTTCTCCTGAATGGGCATGTAAGAATTTAGCAGATTTCAGAGAGCTTGATATTTTTATCGGTGAGAGACTCGGAAGCAGCGAAGAAAAAATTTATTCAGGCACTCCGAAAGATTTCATGACTCGAAAATTTTTGCAGCCTTCTATAATTCTTATACGCAACAAAAATATTTATGAGCCGTTAAAGCTGTGTGATAAAAACTTTTTGCGCGAGTCAGGGATTCACATAACGAACGAAAATATAAGATCTATAATTCTTGACAAATTAGCGCTGAGTCAAGACTCGATTTTATGGGACATCGGCGCAGGTTCAGGAAGTATAAGCGTTACAGCAGCTCACAAATTTATTTACAGTGAAGTTCACGCAATAGAGTGTAAATCTCAGGCAGCAAAATTAATTTCCCGCAATGCACAAAAATTTCATGTTCATAATATTTGCGTTCATGAAGGCCGAGCGCTTGAAGTGATAAAAAATTTACCTGCACCGACCCACGTTTTTATCGGAGGCAGCAAGGGCGAATTAACCGGCATTCTTAAATATTTATCGGGGCTGAAAATTTCTATAAGACTCGTGATTGAGTGTGTAACCCTTGAGACTTTGTGCTGTGCATTTGACTTCATGAAGGAATATAAAAATTTCGAGATCACCCAAGCAGCAATTAACACATCAAAGAATATTTCAAATTCTATAACTCTTATGAAAGCTCACTCACCAGTAAATATTTTGTGTGCTGATGTGAATTAAATTTTTGTATGTTCGCGCCAGACGTGTTTTATGCTACGACCAACGGGAGCAGCCAACGCCACTCAGACGGCAGGTTTTAATCTTTTGACTTTGCATGTATAGATTTAAAGTGTTTGCAGTATATCAGCGTAAAATTTTCTCGTGAGTCATCGCAAATTATCAGCGCAAAATTTGAGGCATTAATAAAAATTTTTTCTCTGTGAGTCATTGCAATAAGTGCAGAAAAATTAATTTTTTGTAGTTGTAAATGTAGTTGTAAAATTCTCGTCTTTCGTCAAACATTGAGTGAAAATTTTTCTGTGAATATTATAGCAGTCCCACTTGAATACTTGCAAAATATTTATAGTCAGCACACTTTAATAGCAGTAAAAATTTTTTGTGTCAGCTCTGCAAATTATCTCATACATATTTATGCAGCTATTAACGCACACGGCATCGGTTATAAAAAGTTTTACTTATGACTTTACTTGCGTCGACTCTAATATTAAATCCTCTCATAAATAATTATTTCGCGCATTAATAAAATTTATAAAAGTTTACTCGTAAAATAAATTCATGAAAAAATTTTACATTTTGCAAAATTAGTGTATAATATTCCGCGTTGAATTAAGAAATAAATATTTTATTACGGAGGTTCTAACATAATGAAAAAGTTTTTAGCAATTATTATGATGCTCGCGTTAAGTGCTGGTGTGTGCTTTGCTGAAGGACTCAATATTTCCAAGCCCGACCAGTTTGTAAATTACAAAATAGGAACTCAGAGAGGCACAATCGCAGAGGGTATCGCAAAAAAAATGCTCGGCGACAAAGCATCAAAGCAGCTTATCACTTATGAGAAAGCAACAGACGTTATTCAGGCGTTGAAGGTCGGAAAAATCGACTGCGCAATCATGGACGAGGCTCCCGCGCTGCAATTCAAGAAAAATGACCCTTCGAATCTTACAATTTTGCCGGACGCTTTGACAGTTGAGCAATATGCAATAGGATTCAAGCAGGGCAATAAAGAATTAGTCGAGCAGGTCAACAAAGCACTTGCACAGATTAAAGCCAGCGGACAACTTCAAGCAATCATGCTCAAGTACAAAGAAGACCCGATGTCAACCAAGCCAGAAGATATTGATTTACACGTCGGAGCTAAGGGCGGAAAATTAATCGTCGGCACTGAGTCAGGCTTCCCCCCCTATGATATTAAAGTCGGCGACGGTTACACCGGAATCGATATTGAAATGTGTGCATTAATCGCCGGGATTCTTGACAAAGAGCTTGTAATTATCGCTTACCCGTTCGACTCATTGTTCGCAGCAGTCAACAGCGGAAAAGTTGACATGATCTGCGCAGGAATTACAGTAAATGAAGAGAGAAAAATGTTTACAGATTTCTCTGACCCCTACGAGGACGCAAAACAGGTCGGAGTCGTTCTCACAAAGGATTATGCGCCCGCAAAATAGTTTCATCAGTCAGTCATAATTAACTAAAATTTTTCTGTCCCGGTTTTAACGAGCCGGGATTTTTTGTTATTATTTACTTGCAGGAGGTGTCATAAAAAATTGGTCGAACTCGGAATCTTAATTGTTGTAATTCTCGTAACGGGAGCAGGTTTAATCGCAGGTTATAAAGTCAGAGACAACGCAGATTTTCTCACGGGGGGCGGTAAATCTTCGACTCTTTTAGCTACGGGCGCGGTAGTCGGGACTCTCATAGGTTCGCAATCAACTTTAGGGACGGCTCAATTAGCATTTAATTTCGGGATTTCTGCTTGCTGGTTTACTGTCGGAACGGCTTTAGGTTGTCTTGCTATTGCGTTGCTTTATTGTGATAAATTACGTTATTCGGGCTGCACTACACAATTTCAAATTATTTCGCGCGAATATGGAAAATTAACCGAGAAGGCCGGCGCGATTTTGTGTACTACAGGAACATTTATAAGCATTCTCGCACAAGTTACGGCGTGCATAGGCTTTATGATGACTCTTTACCCGTCATTGAATTTATTTCAGGCTTCTTGCGTGAGTTCTTTATTAATTTGCTTATATATAATTTTCGGAGGGACATGGGGACTCGGTTTCGGAGGACTCATAAAGGTTGCATTAATTTATATCACGTGTGCGGCCTGTTTTGTGATTGCTTTAATGAATGCGGGCGGAGTTACAGGAATTTTTACGGGAGCAGAAAAATTTTTGCTTGATTCTAATATAGGAAGAGTACATAAAATTTTTAATCATTCAGATTTTGCAGCAAATTATTTGAATCTCACTGCTAGGGGATTTCACAAAGATTTAGGCTCGTGCGTGTCGTTGATTCTGGGGTTGTTGTCGACTCAGACGTACATGCAATTTATTCTTAGCGCAAGAGATTCGAGAAGTGCGAAATATAGTTTTTTATGGGGCTTGGCCTTAGTTCCTCCGGTTGGTGTTGCAGGAATATTTATCGGGCTTTACATGAGAGCAAATTATATAACTCTTGACGAATTAAAGACTCTCGTTTCTATGGGTTTGCAAATTCCTGATGTCCCTGTTCTTGTGAGTACGATACAAGTTTTCCCGGCCTTTATCGTTAGACATATTTCGCCGTTTTTCGGGGGCTTAATGATAGGGACTCTTTTTGTTACGGTTATTGGCGGTAGTTCGGGCTTATTGCTGGGAATTTCTGCGATTCTTGTAGAAGATGTCTTGACAGCGTTTAAATTTGTGAAGAGTCATAAATTGTTTTTCTCGCGTGCAATAATAATTTTCACGTTGATTATAGCGGCATTTATCGCAAATAATTTTACGGCCAGTGCAATAAATGATTTAGGTTTTCTCTCGATGACGTTGCGTGCGAGCGTTGTATTTATGCCGTTGACTTGTGCATTATGGCTGAAGAAAAGAATTTCGCGCAGATTTATTCTAGCTTCGATTATATTATCGCCGTTAATTGCAATTATGGGAGCGTTATTTAATTTCCCGTTAGAGCCTTTATATATTGGGATGAGTGTTTCTGTCTTGTGTTGTGTGATAGGCTTTTATAGTCAACGTACTTGATTCAGATCCTATGCAGTTAATTTATCGCGCGAATACGTTCGTTCTGCCCACCCACCCACCCGTTTATAAGGGGTAGCGCGAACACGCAAAAGCTTTCAGGCCATGAATGAATAATCTCGTAAAATATGTGCAAGTCATAAAGTTTTGCAGATATTGTATAATATAACGAAAATTTTTGCATTTATTGCAATCAACAAAGGAGAGTGTAATTTTCCATGCAAGGCATAATGGACACAATTATGTATTATAACGGGATAATAAACAGCTTTGTCTGGGGTGCTCCTGTTTTAATACTGCTCGTTGGAACGGGCGTTTATTTGACGCTTTTGCTTGGTCTTCCTCAGTTCCGTTATTTTTTCTCGGCATTATCAGAAGTCTTCAGCTTCAGGAAAAAATCCGGCGAGGATAAATCAATATCATCATTTGCGGCGATGGCTACTGCGATGGCTGCTACAGTCGGAACAGGTAACGTCGCAGGAGTTGCTACAGCTTTACACTTAGGCGGCCCCGGTGCAATGGTTTGGATGTTAATTTCTGCAATTTTTGGTATGTGCACGAAATTTTCAGAAGTTACTCTTGCAGTTCATTACAGACAGAAGGACGCTCACGGAGACTGGCGCGGAGGCACAATGTATATACTTGATAAGGGCGTTCGTGAGGTTATGGGACCCGGACTCGGTGCGTTTGTCGGTAAATTATTAGCGATTCTATTTGCAATTTTCGCGTTCTTAGCCTCATTTGGAATCGGTGCAGCAACTCAGGCAAACTCAGCGGCAGAAGCTATTTCAATGGGCTGGGGAGTCGATCACCTTTACACCGGAATTGCTATGGCCGTTCTTGTTGCACTTGTTATCATCGGCGGATTGCAGAGTCTTTCAACTGTTACAACTTTGATAGTTCCCTTCATGGCAATTTTCTATATCGCAGGTTCAGTATTTGTTCTTGTAACGAATGCTGAAGCAATACCCGGCGCAATTTCTAACGCACTTCACTTAGCATTCAGCAACCCTACAGAAACTCTGCCCGGAGCATTAGCAGGCTGGTGCGTCAAAGAAGCAGTGCAGAGAGGTATCGCAAGAGGCGTTTTCTCCAATGAAGCTGGTATGGGTTCTGCTCCTATGGTACACGCTACAGCAAGCGTTGAACATCCTGTGCAGCAGGGCTTTTACGGAATATTTGAAGTCTTCATGGACACGATCGTTATTTGTATGATGACAGCACTTGTTATCATGTCGACAGGGACTCTTACGGGATCTCCTGAACTTACCGGCGCGCAGTTGACGTTGAAAGCCTTTGAGAGCGCACTCGGAACGCCCGG is part of the Synergistaceae bacterium genome and encodes:
- a CDS encoding transporter substrate-binding domain-containing protein, which produces MKKFLAIIMMLALSAGVCFAEGLNISKPDQFVNYKIGTQRGTIAEGIAKKMLGDKASKQLITYEKATDVIQALKVGKIDCAIMDEAPALQFKKNDPSNLTILPDALTVEQYAIGFKQGNKELVEQVNKALAQIKASGQLQAIMLKYKEDPMSTKPEDIDLHVGAKGGKLIVGTESGFPPYDIKVGDGYTGIDIEMCALIAGILDKELVIIAYPFDSLFAAVNSGKVDMICAGITVNEERKMFTDFSDPYEDAKQVGVVLTKDYAPAK
- a CDS encoding sodium:solute symporter family protein, with translation MVELGILIVVILVTGAGLIAGYKVRDNADFLTGGGKSSTLLATGAVVGTLIGSQSTLGTAQLAFNFGISACWFTVGTALGCLAIALLYCDKLRYSGCTTQFQIISREYGKLTEKAGAILCTTGTFISILAQVTACIGFMMTLYPSLNLFQASCVSSLLICLYIIFGGTWGLGFGGLIKVALIYITCAACFVIALMNAGGVTGIFTGAEKFLLDSNIGRVHKIFNHSDFAANYLNLTARGFHKDLGSCVSLILGLLSTQTYMQFILSARDSRSAKYSFLWGLALVPPVGVAGIFIGLYMRANYITLDELKTLVSMGLQIPDVPVLVSTIQVFPAFIVRHISPFFGGLMIGTLFVTVIGGSSGLLLGISAILVEDVLTAFKFVKSHKLFFSRAIIIFTLIIAAFIANNFTASAINDLGFLSMTLRASVVFMPLTCALWLKKRISRRFILASIILSPLIAIMGALFNFPLEPLYIGMSVSVLCCVIGFYSQRT
- a CDS encoding sodium:alanine symporter family protein, whose product is MDTIMYYNGIINSFVWGAPVLILLVGTGVYLTLLLGLPQFRYFFSALSEVFSFRKKSGEDKSISSFAAMATAMAATVGTGNVAGVATALHLGGPGAMVWMLISAIFGMCTKFSEVTLAVHYRQKDAHGDWRGGTMYILDKGVREVMGPGLGAFVGKLLAILFAIFAFLASFGIGAATQANSAAEAISMGWGVDHLYTGIAMAVLVALVIIGGLQSLSTVTTLIVPFMAIFYIAGSVFVLVTNAEAIPGAISNALHLAFSNPTETLPGALAGWCVKEAVQRGIARGVFSNEAGMGSAPMVHATASVEHPVQQGFYGIFEVFMDTIVICMMTALVIMSTGTLTGSPELTGAQLTLKAFESALGTPGKYILSVGLLLFAFTTILGWYWYAETAVTYLFGVWCKPIMKILWIAMVLIGSAGAQFIGSEGNQFLNNIWDISDTLNGLMALPNLIGLLILSVTLKRIVDDYEEKFGVPDDKYLTPSHKVLIAKAEYIVIGVIGVVASMVAFFGHANIFGTIAILLGLLSAYKRQTLLGFISVVLGIVAVAL